The nucleotide sequence tcatctaaacaatgggaatggggatgcttaatgcttattgcttagttgatTGGGCAACAAcagaagtcgagcatgagaagggaactcatactcgcgcgtgtaggatgctacacctggataattaactactaaaaccaatgagggtacaacttgacttacctgACTAATCTGGTTAAGGACTAATGTTCCTATTATGATAATCCTaatgataacttggatatcttgctcatgcgagggTTAGGTCGTCATGAGTGTGGGATCTTAGACGACATAGCTTGTGGAGCTATAAGGACCGTGTATTGGGATACATAAGTTCGAGTAACCACTCGTACAGACCACATGTCACGGATAGGGTCGACAAGCCGAGTAACTAGTTGTGACCTGTTTATCcgtgaaactggcaagggggaTGTCATTGGTCGGGAATGTCCGGGACATTGACTAGGAACCTAGTCGAACCTTTCGTTGGACATTCGGgccggattagggaaaggttgaagACGTGAGGCAACCCTAATCTCCGGTGCATGAGATATGGAGGTTTGTCACGTTTCTccgtgtgggtacagttgtacacctctgtagagtcttgaaagcctgaagtccctCGAAACAGAACTATTCGGTTGTTCTTTCTTTTTATACCCATGATAGAATGGAAGATGGTTTATGAGCACCTTGCTATAATGATAAATACCTTTACTTATAATGtcgagcatagcatgtcataatcTTAATGAACATCATTGCTTTTCGCACTTACACAAATGTCTGATAATTACCctgtgcatccaccaaatattatgtgttggaattaagtcctgcgagtacgcaatgtactcacggtgcagccgttaagttgttttgtaggAACGATGTAGATCAATGTGAGTCGAGTCTCCATCACCGCTGCCTAGTAGCGTCAGGGAAGGGCGACCCGAGCATGCTACAAGTTAACTCCATAGTTTGTCCGAGTGACCTTGAGTGATCAACTCTAGAATGGATTCTGGATCTCACCTGATGGTTGGATTAGACCACGTAACTTATGTAAATTTTCTCCTGTACTTTTATCCAATATAATCCGTTTGAGCATTATTCATTAGCCTGTGCCTTTGGTATGTGAACTATTGTATGCCACTCAAcctgatcctgaagaggagttgctacgTACGCTCCTAGGGCCCGCGAGGTTGGTTTGCCTAAATTTAGCCAgtcaagtggatgacactcgATTTAGGTGAGTTAACGTGGCGGGATCCCCCCGACTAGGAAAATACCCGATACTCAATCACCGAGTCTGAATTACCCAAACCCGTACCCGATGTACCTAAACCCAAAATACCCAATCATAATCCGAATTTAGTTCGGGTAATATTCCTCAGTATCGGAATTACTAGATATATCTCAAACCTTTGCTCTTCTATTCCTAATAAATATGAAGACATTAAGTGGTTTAGTGCAATGTAAATCTATTATTTGGAATGGCTCGATGTAGATCTATATTAACTGAATAATTGGTTTGTTGTTAATTAAGATGAAGACATGATGTAATTTGAAGGACCGGTGTTTATTGGTTTAAAATGCTACTAGAATTCTTTAAAAACGTTGGTTTTATCAATTTTAGGTATATCGGGTAAAACCCGCACCTAAATTTTTGGGTAATACTTTTTTCGATACCAAAATCTATAGCAATTTCTAATACCTGAATTTTCAATTACCCAAATTACCCAACATGAAATTTTCGGGTAACCCCGAATGCCCACCCTAATGGATTTTATCATGCTTTACCTTTTTTAAGAAGCCTCTTCAATGAGGGCAGAGAGTTCCTGCTATTCACTTAATAAGAATAACAAAATTGACCTTATGTATTGAGAAAATTGGGAACAAAAACCTTACAAAAATTTGGCCCAAAGAGCCTGGTTGGTTCGCTTCTAAAATTTTTCATGCCAGATTTAGCAAGCTATGATTGTGCATAGTATTTGGTTTATAAAAAAAACTTATATAACACTCCTATTTGACTCGTCAAATTTATAATAATTTTTTATTCAATTTTGACTAACTAAATCTTTGGCACGACCAATTTTAGAAATCAtgatccccccccccccgaccCCGAGCACGATCGAACGGATCAACGAGAATCGAGAACCCCTCTCGCTCTTTccccaccgctgctcctgctccgcGGCGGCGTCCCGCACGCCATCAGCGCCGGCTCACGCATCGCTCAGCGCCTGCCCCGCCGGCTCGCCGCGCCTCCGAGCGACGACCGGCACAGCGCGCCTCCGCTGCGCCGCCCTACGTCGCCGAGCAAAGGCGCCGAGTTCAGCAGCGCGTCGCCGAAAGGTGTCGCCATTGTGGGAACCCTACCGAGATCTCGGGTGAGCACGTGTTTTGACAGGGGATTTTGCAAGAAGTTATTCTGTTTCCTCGACCTATCTCTATCTGTTCTAGGTCTCCTTGTTTTTTCCTATTCCGTCCGGAAAGAGGAATCCGTTCTCTGCTGCAGTCCTACTCTTATGATTCCATCTCCGCTTTGAATTCGATCCGATGGTACATAAATCTTCAGTACCGGACTTATATTGAAgagagaattatttatttggcactAAAACAAATCAGTCTTTCGTACGTAGCactaaaaattttgaactttcttatctagcATCGAGTTGAAATTTTCTTCTCTAAATAGCACTGCCGTTCATTTAGAGCAACATTTCGTTAGTTGACTGTATTGACCGTTACACTTTTCTTTAAGAAGGACAAAAAAATACCCTTCTACTTATCACGCAGCTCGTCTCCTCTCCGACCACGTGCGCACACAGTCCTAAGCTCGCTAGTAGCAAGGCAGCTGAGCTCCCAGTCCCCGTCCTAAGCACACAGTCTTAAGCGCACAGTCCCAGTCCAGCACATGTGCGCACAGTCCTAAGCTCGCTAGCCATCTGAGCTCCCAGTCCTAGTCTAGCACCGCAGCAGGACAGCAGGTCGTCGGTCTCGTCTCGCCATGAGCAAGGAGAAGCACCACCGCGACTGGATCCTCCGCCGCTGCTGCGGCGCCATCGCCGCCTGCATCCTCACGCTCGCCGTGGTCGGCTTCATCGTGCTCGTCATCTACCTGGCGCTGCACCCCTCCAAGCCGTCATTCTACCTCCAGGACGTGCAGCTCCGGTCCATCGACCTCAGCGACAAGACGCTGGACGCGTTCACGACGTACCGCGACGAGCCGGTGACGGTGCCGGTGTCGATGCCGTCGATCTACCAGGGCCACAAGGACGTGTCGGTGTGGTCCCCCGTGATGTCGGGCGACGCCGTGCCCGTGGCGCAGTACGTGGCGGACGCCATGAAGCAGGACATCGCGGCGGGCTACGTGCTGCTCCACGTCAAGGTGGAGGGCCGCGTCAAGTGGAAGGTCGGCATCTGGGTCTCCGGCGGCTACCACTTCTTCGTCACCTGCCCCGCGCTGCAAAGAAGGGCATTCATATCATTTTACCAGCCACTTGACGCTGTTACTATCCCAAATGAACGGCAGTGCTATCTAAgaaaggaaatttcaacttggTGCTAAataaaaaagttcaaattttttagTGCCACAAATACAGAAGACTGATTTGTTTCGGTGTCAAATACATAATTCTCCCTATATTGAACTGTGCCTCCAGGACACAATCGATCGAGTCCTCTCAGGTGCGTTCGCCATCGTTTACAGTCGATACAAATTTCGCTAGCGGTTCCTTATTTCGCCTACATTTCCGGATCGAGATTTGACCTATCCCTATCTGTCTTCTCATTTCGGAATCCGTTCTGTGCTGCAATCCTGTAAGGATTTCGATTTCGTATCCGCTTCGAATTCCATCCAATGGTACATAAATCTTCAGCAATGTGTCTGCTGGACACAATCCAGTCACGAGGTCCGTTCGCCATCGTTTACAGTTCATATAAATTTCGCTAGCTCTGGTTCCTGACTTCGTTTGGATTATATTTTCAGGTTCGAGATTTGTGACATCGAATCTCCTCTAAACTGCTGAATCTCCCCCTGTAAAAGAGAGTGTTGGTGAACCAGATCTGTTGGATCCGGAATGTCACTGCTGGAGCATCAGAAGCGATCATCGGCTCAATGTTCCTTAACTGCCTGTAGCAGCACCAGCATCAAACGCCGTCGTTACCTCACAGCGCCTATATCAACTGATGCACCTGGTGCAGCGTCGTCTCCCTGGGCATCAATGAATGAAGACTTGGTTCGCCTGATTGCTTGGCGTGTGCTGGCCGGCGACTTGCTGGACTATGTCCACTTTCGCGCGGTTTGCACCCACTGGCGGTCTAGCACCGTTTGCCCGCGCGGCCACAGCATCATCGACCCGCGCTTCCACCCGTGTCGCTGGATGATGTTGCCGGAGGGCCACGGCCTGTACCCGGCCCATGGCAAGCTCCGCGGCTACATCCGCTTCTTCAACCTCGACACGGGGAGGTTCGTGCGAGCCAAGCTCCCGGTCTTTCAGGACCACTGCATCCTCGATTCGGTCAATGGCCTCCTGGTCATGCACCGGGACCAGGACACATTCATCCGTCTCTTCCATCCTTTCACTGGTGACGTTGTCGACCTCCCACCGCTTGTGACCCTTGTGCCGCATATTGTTAACCGAGACCTGCTCGGGGCTTCGCACCTGACACAACGCTTCGTCTACCTCAGAAGAGTCTGTGCTTCCTTCAATGTTAGTGCCACTGGAGTCATCACTGTCATGCTTGCACTTCATCGGATGGGCTCTGTAGCCTTTGCTACCACCCTGCATCAGCAATGGCACATTTCAACCTGGACATTACGTTGTGATAGGCCCTTGTCGTTCCAAGGCAAACTATACATGGTGCGATTGAGTTTTATACCTGAAGAGAACTCGGATATATTCCAAGTTGATCCTCCACAGGAGGACGGGGACCATGTCGCAGGCTTAGGTTCTTCATTGCCAGAACCCAAGTTGATCGCCACAATTCCAAGTGACAAGCTCGCCAAACCAATCTTCCTAGTAGAATGCAACTCGCAGATCCTTGTGGGTGGCTACACTGATAGATCGCGTTCGCATATGGTGGTTCATAGACTTGAAGATCTTAAATTGGAAAAGCTGATTCCGTTAAGAAGCATTGGAGATAAGGCTCTGTTCATTAATGATAGGTGTATATCTGTTTCCTCTAATGGGGCATTGCCTACTGTTGTCAGCGACACCATTGTTCTGCGCAGCATGAAAGATGGGTCACTTGTTCAGTACCACCTTAATACTAACACTTGGTCACGGGCTATGGACGGTTGCATCCGAAGGGGTCCGGTGTTTGGCCCCTGTAGCCTTATCTATCATATTTACACCTGTTGCCGACGTGAATATTGGTGAGGGGATCAGTATCtctttctctgttttttttttcatctttgCATTGTTTTTGGTCTTTTGTTACAAGCTAGGCGATTCTCTCCTTTCAGGAACAAAGGGCAACTATACAACCAGAGCAAAGCTTGCAAGTGGAGAGCGAAGGGAAAGTGGCAGTGGCGCCTTGGGGTATAGTCTGCCTTGCTTAAATGTTTAAAGTTTCTTTAAGTTTCCTCTTTTGATGTGCTGGTGCTCAACACGTTTGCTGCTAATCTACTTATCACTCATGCTTAGTGGTATTAACTGCTACCGACTTTTGGTCTTTGTATGATGCTGGTACATTGATATTGTTCTTATCTCAAACCAGCAGAGCTTTTATAGCTTTATTATCACTATTTTCTTTAGATTTTAGGTCATTAGTGTAAGAGTCATAGTTGTTTTATCAGGATATATTTTGTCTCTTTTGTGAGTAATAattgcctaccccaacttgtttgggactgaaaggctatgttgttgttgtgagTAATAATTGCAAGTAGTGATAATTTCTCATTTTTTTAAAGATAATGGAACCTTTTTTATTTTACTTTGAAATGTTTCTGTCAAAGGGCACTTATACTGTTGACTGTGCATTTATTATTAGTTGACATTCAACTAGAGAGTTCAGTTATGCATGCATGGAACACATTGTTTTGATTGCAGCTACAGACTACAGTTTTTCATGTGAAACTATCCTGTGCACATTTGTTGATCGTTGTCTGTTGCTCCTTTTATCGACTCCAGCTAactgaatgtgcaatatcatttTCCGTTTCTGGATGAATGATGTTTCACTTTAAGGGCTTGCTTGTTGCTTTATTTTCTTGTGTTGTATATTTTATCCATGGTTACTTTTCTGCATTCGTATTTGTACATAttgacttgttttttttttgtaattacCCCTTTGACTTATCGAGCATTGTACTTTGATTCATCAGGCGTAAATGATTTACTATGAAGGTCATCATGATTCATTTGTTATTGCTCTTTGTTATTCGGAATGGTATCTTCAAATCTTTACCACAATCAAGAGGAGAGGAATCTTGCAATCAAGAGGAGAGGAATCTTTACCGCAATCAATTGCTGGATTCCATAATATCATGTAGACGACAAAGAAGAGACAGGCTTTTAGATTATGATGAAGTTGCACACTTGTTGCCAACAAATATGTGTAATAATTTGGTATGTATGCTAGCTTAGTGATGTATTTTCAATTATTTTGGCCATCTTATCCTGTGACGGATGTGCATAACATATCTATTGTCTATTGTCGGTTTGGAATGTCACGAGATCAAAGATTTGTATGAAATTTTGATGCATTTCTTAAGCTTTATTTGTTTTTAAGAAATGTTTAAGTTTGGAGTTACTTTGGAAAGCATGACTGTGTTGTtaccatcagcctgttcggctggggctgaaacgatcgtatacgatcatggattattactgctgactggtttggtgtgagagaaaactattgttctggctggaaatttacgatcgtttacgaccaagcgaacaggctgcatgcATTTTGAAGGGAATGTAAACGCCACTAAAGGTGAAACTAACGATAAGGCATTAAGGCTTGGTTGCTCGAGTTAGACAATACAAATAAAATCTTGTTTTATGGAAAAGATATAAtccattttttttagaaaaagacaAGTATTTGTCTTTCTCcttgaaaaaaaaagaagatgCTCTTTAACAGTTGGCAGGCTTGCCATGGAGTGCACAACATCGCAGGAGGATTATGTGACCTGAAAAAAATCCACATTATCTCTCTTAACTTTTACGAAAGTCTGTTTTTTctctttgaattttaaaattgggtaaaccacctccctaaacttttaaaaccgttcgttttacgtccctgaccggttataagcggtttcAAAGAcggttttttctttttattttttatattatttattttggctaaatctttaaaaaatcatagtaaatcgtagaaaaatcataaaatggaaaatctaattttattggacccCACATGATTAGATTTACagagtgaacatataatatggtatgctttagtacaaaagcatagatctaaatctacaacaaaaaatttgtactaaaacataacatattatatattcactgtgtagatctagtcGTATGGAGCCCAATAAaaatagattttctattttatgatgtttctgtgatttgttataatttttcaaagatttaaccgaaatatataaaaaagaaaaagacaaaatcgtctttgaaaaccgcttataaccagTCAAGGAGGTAAAacaaacggttttaaaagttcaggaaGGTCGTTTACTGGTTTTAGAGTTCATGAAGGAAAAATAGACTTTTGCAAAAGTTAAGAGAGGTAATATGGATTTTTTCCTATGGACCAGCAGACGAAAAGCCCAACCAGACTCTATCGATAGAAATCTATCCAAACTGCAAGCGTTAAGCCCTACGTAGCGCTCGGCGTCTGGAACTGGGAAGCAAGGCCGCGACGGGTCTAGACTCTATAGAGGGCACTGTCTAGGGAACTGGAAGAAAGTTATGCACACAGGGCCTTGGCTCTTCTATATATGGATCGAGCGTCATGCTGGAGGAGTAGGATTCGTGTGAAGAAACCAAACACATCCCAATGGATCGATCGGATGGCTGTCTGGACTCCAATTCATGGCAATGGCGTGGCAGATCTACCGCAAGCGGGAACACTGGATATCGCCAGTCAGCTAGCCGAGAAGGTTGGTGCGGTTAGTCATGGCGCCAATCATTATTGGAGGAGAGGACGATTACGTCCGAATCAGATCGAAGCTTGAATGCTTGTGATGTCGATACCATAATGATCCTGTACGGGCGTCCATTCCGTTCGGATGGACCCGCACACGGAacgacttgaccggacgcgcccacCGACTCCTTATCCCTCCCGTGACCCCTAGCGTCCACTCGTCCGCTCTCCCCCCACTCCTCCGCACCCACTCGCTGCTGCACCGTGCACCGTTCTCTGGGCCGCGCCCACGTGCCAGGTCGCCaccgcccctccctctctcccttcctcCCTCCATGCGACCCccaccggagacgaggacgacggTGGCGGCTCCGACGAGATAGGTCGGGTTCTTCTctagatctgagccctcctcctcctcctcctctggatctgaggaaCGCGGCGGTGGTTAGGGTTTCGACAAGCTCTGGGGTTCTATTCCCTCCTTCCTCCGGCGAGCTCGAAGGTGATGGGTTAGGGGCTGTTTTGtacgcttttttttttttgctgtttcTCCTGTATTGCAATGGGTTTTTTGGGATATTGCAACAGATGATTTTTTGAATGTTGCAATGGGATTTTTTGGTCGTTGTAACAAAcgtttttgcgatgttgcagtactactgcttgagatgttgcactACATAATTTTTTATGTTGCAGCACATATTTTTCGATGTCgcagtacatattttttcgatgttgcagtacatattttttgttgttgcagtacatattttcgatgttgcagtgtatgtttttcaatgttgcactacatattttTGCAATATTACAATATTTATATCCCAATGTTGCACTATATAGTTTTTCCGTATGTTTGTAATGTTGCACTTGAAGTGTTTCATTCTCTTTTGGGACAGAGGTGCGTTGGGGGAACGGGGTGCGTTGGGGAAGGGGGGACAGGAACGCGGTGGGGAGCGGAGGACAGGGGCGGGTTTCGTTCTATTCCCTTTTATAGGTAGGGATGGGCGGGGTTCCATTCTATTTCGTACGTGTGGTGGGCGGGCTTTAGGAAGGACCGACGTCCATACGCACTCGCGCGCCGGACGTCGATAAGTCCCTCCTAGACTTTTGTCACCTTGACATGCCGAAGGAGGAATTAGTTATCCCGGTTAAGTATGAAAAGGGTCCCATACTTTTGTAAGGGTGTGTGGGCCATGTGGCCTCATGGGCTAAGAGTCAGAGTTTGATGACGAGAGGGAACTCGCCAGGATATGGGCTGCTACTGGAGAAGAAAAGGATCTGGTCGCCGTAGAAGAGGAAGAACCGAATGAAGAAGGCAAATACATTTGTTATCTCGAGTTCCCCTAAAAAAAGATCTggagtgtttttttttccttttaccGATGGAAAAGCTTTTGTTTACCGATAGATGTAACATTCTTTCTTCACCGATGGAACAAATTTTGCCCATGGATGAAATTTTTGTTCTTATATGCTGAACGAACACTGATGGGATATTTCCATTTTCATCAACGAcggaacaattttttttttttaccatggAAGGAACATTTTTTTCCGCAAGTGGTACAATTAATTTTGTTCACCGGAGGAACAGTACTAGCTAGGATCATCCAGGTGGTCGCTTAAACGCATGTGGTTGCCTTAAGTGGCGTTTTTTTAATATCCTTATaataagtgttttttttttgttttacctTTAAGTGGCGTTTCTTGTTGCATATATGATTTCTCTGCTCATATTTGTGTCTTCTGGCCAATAGTCATGGACTGCAAGGCCGTTTAACATTTAAATGATGGCGTGGTAAAACTGTGTGAGCCAAACATCATTCCTAGACGTTCAATTTTAAGCGCCTCGTCAGATGCGCATATCGGATAGACGTGACAGATCGGGGCTGCATCTAAACAAGTGCTAAGGAGTAAAGACATGTTTATTTGTGATTGTTTGCATGCGTTCGAAATCGAATGCCTGAAAGCTAAGGATTTGCCACTTGCCACGACTAGGGAACTTTTTTAGGTGCAAAGCAAACGTCTTGAAATCCGTCTAGCTACACATCAGAAGGTCTTTATTCTCTTGATGATTTTGGTGTTGCTGAACTTTAAACATGTATGGTAGTTGGGTTTGGGTCCCCGGCCCTAAGCTACTTTCCTCGCTTTCAGTACGTGTCGATGGTTCACTTCTCCCAAACGGGAGCCAAATTGCTAGCATGAAATGAATTTTATTGGCTTGGATGAACGCGCTATCGAGTGCCAAATCGCTAGTCTCGCATGTCTCTCAAGAAATGCTCTCTCATAGCTCACACGCCTCTTCACTCCGGTtctgttttttttattatttctagaGCTCAAGTCGCTAGCGTTTTGCTCCTCTCCATTGAGGACACCCTTAACGTCTTCCTCTGAGGACCTGTTCGTTTGATCCAAAACCAAGAGAATCGGAAGGATAGAGGAGAATTAAACCCTCTACGAGTCATCTCCCTCAACCCTCTCCAATCCCCTTCAATCACTTTGATTTTGACAACAACCGACCAAGGCCTGAGTTGGTTTCCTATCACATCCTCCAGCTCGTGAGGGTCCGATATTGACGTATTATATTTTCTTTCGCCAGCAGGACAATGTCGTTGTTGCACTTTTGCTTTATAATCCTCAACCTCAATCACACACTGAAAGGCACACAAATGTAATGCACAGTGTTAGCTTAATTATAGAGGAGTTCAAAGGAATGGCTCAAACGATGAGTGAATGGAAGATTTtccaaaaaaagagagagacCGCAACCAAGTAACAAATGCTTTAACTTCATTAGCTAGACGATGCAAACATTCTGTGGCCTGGCAAGAACTAGCTTCTGCGTGTGCTTGGAACCTTCTCGAGGCCGATTGTAATTATGTCTAGTTAATAAAGCTTTCTCTTTGCTAAAAAAAATAATGCACACTATAAAAGTCTTCTCACACCTTTTTTTATTGAGGAAAAGGAGTTCGTACAATTGTCTTGTCCGGCGCCATGGTTAGTGACACTGCGAACGAAGCACAGCAGAGTTTTGTTTAGGGCGAACATGATGCATACTGTATGCATGAAACCCGTACGTCCAGCTCCCAGTCCCACACAAGCTAGCTAGGCTCCTTAAACCGTTACACGTAGCCGCCGTTGACTCGGATGACCTGCCCGTTGATCCACCCGGCGGCATCGGTGCAAAGGAATCCCACCACGGGCGCCACGTCCGCCGGCTCGGCGACCCTCCCCATGGGGCactcgcgggcggcggcggccacgcgcTCCTCCGACTTGCCCGCGTAGAACATGGGAGTGGCGACGGGCCCCGGCGCGACGGCGTTGGCCGTGATCCCCGTCCCGCCGAGCTCCTTGGCCAGCACCTTGGTCATGGCCTCCACGGCCGCCTTGGTGGCCACGTACGCGCCGTACCCTGGCCTCAGCGACGCCACGTTGGAGGACGAGAAGGTGACGATGCGGCCCGCGCCGCCGCGCGACAGCCGCCGCGCCGCCTCCCGGCAGCACAGGAACGTGCCCCGCGCGTTCACGCCGAACGCGCGGTCCCACTGCTCGGGCGACGTGTCGGCGATCCGCGGGTACGACGCGTCCTGCACCCCCGCCGCGGCAACCAGCACGTGCAGGTCCGGGCCGAACGCCGCCTCCGCCGCGTCGAACAGCTGCGCCACCTGCGTCGGGTCCGACACGTCCACGGACACCGCcacggcgcgcggcggcggcctggAGTCGTTgtcggcgggggcgggggcggacgAGGAGTTGAGAGACGCCACGAGCTGGTCCGCGGGGGCCGAGTCGCCGATGTAGCCGACGACGACGCGGGCGCCGAGCGACGCCAGGTGCGTGGCCACCGCGGAGCCGATGCCCCCGGAGCCTCCCGTCACGATGGCCACCCGGCCTGCAAGAGGCTCGTGCGCTGGATTCATCTGTGCCTGTGGGAACATGTTATCTACCAGGCTACGTCCCAGTTACTGCCTTTGGCTGTGTGTGTAAGTGGTCCGAACTCAGAAGCGTCCATCGAGCCGCTTTTATAAGCAGAATGCAACTCATCATTTGCACTATAGTTTCTTGAACTTGTACAGCGCCCACCAAGCTAATAAAGCTAAAAACTTCAACTTCCCTAGCTACAAAATGGAGACTTTgggttcaacaaattttatccaCGCGAGCCAAACATCTGGAGTATTACTTAATTGTACTTCTAGATcttcaagtagaagaagaagaaaaagaagaagacggCGACATTCATGGCAAGGAGATGCCCTATCTCCCTAGGCCGACGTTTTACGGCAGATGCTCAATGCTGCTTCGAGTGAAATTGTGTCTTCGAGGTTTGAGCACCCAGTTGTTCAGGGAGCACCTTGTCCGgtttcactactggaaacagggtctttgccgagtgttaaaaatcgggcactcggcaaagaccttctttgccgagtgccgcactcggcaaagaattgcactcggcaaaaaatggcactcggcaaaggatttctttaccgagtgccaggctctcatcaaaagtgtggcactcggcataggctgccccgtgtaacggtgttcggccacgtccttctttgccgactgcctgctgttaggcactcggcaaagattttttttgaaaatactttgctgagtgcccctgacacggcgctcggcaaagattcaatattttttttgaaatgtctttgccgagtgcccctgtgaaggcactcggcaaagagaaaatttctaaaaaaaattcaaagaccccctttgccgagtgccttattcttggcactcggtaaagttttttttgtttttggcctccaatttttttgtgcagctcttttaaagtaccaggaactcctcgttagaatttggagattttttgtggctttttgatatatttagttat is from Miscanthus floridulus cultivar M001 chromosome 7, ASM1932011v1, whole genome shotgun sequence and encodes:
- the LOC136464684 gene encoding NADPH-dependent aldehyde reductase-like protein, chloroplastic; the encoded protein is MFPQAQMNPAHEPLAGRVAIVTGGSGGIGSAVATHLASLGARVVVGYIGDSAPADQLVASLNSSSAPAPADNDSRPPPRAVAVSVDVSDPTQVAQLFDAAEAAFGPDLHVLVAAAGVQDASYPRIADTSPEQWDRAFGVNARGTFLCCREAARRLSRGGAGRIVTFSSSNVASLRPGYGAYVATKAAVEAMTKVLAKELGGTGITANAVAPGPVATPMFYAGKSEERVAAAARECPMGRVAEPADVAPVVGFLCTDAAGWINGQVIRVNGGYV
- the LOC136464682 gene encoding uncharacterized protein, whose translation is MSLLEHQKRSSAQCSLTACSSTSIKRRRYLTAPISTDAPGAASSPWASMNEDLVRLIAWRVLAGDLLDYVHFRAVCTHWRSSTVCPRGHSIIDPRFHPCRWMMLPEGHGLYPAHGKLRGYIRFFNLDTGRFVRAKLPVFQDHCILDSVNGLLVMHRDQDTFIRLFHPFTGDVVDLPPLVTLVPHIVNRDLLGASHLTQRFVYLRRVCASFNVSATGVITVMLALHRMGSVAFATTLHQQWHISTWTLRCDRPLSFQGKLYMVRLSFIPEENSDIFQVDPPQEDGDHVAGLGSSLPEPKLIATIPSDKLAKPIFLVECNSQILVGGYTDRSRSHMVVHRLEDLKLEKLIPLRSIGDKALFINDRCISVSSNGALPTVVSDTIVLRSMKDGSLVQYHLNTNTWSRAMDGCIRRGPVFGPCSLIYHIYTCCRREYWNKGQLYNQSKACKWRAKGKWQWRLGA
- the LOC136466233 gene encoding NDR1/HIN1-like protein 1; the protein is MSKEKHHRDWILRRCCGAIAACILTLAVVGFIVLVIYLALHPSKPSFYLQDVQLRSIDLSDKTLDAFTTYRDEPVTVPVSMPSIYQGHKDVSVWSPVMSGDAVPVAQYVADAMKQDIAAGYVLLHVKVEGRVKWKVGIWVSGGYHFFVTCPALQRRAFISFYQPLDAVTIPNERQCYLRKEISTWC